In one window of Lewinella sp. 4G2 DNA:
- a CDS encoding PQQ-dependent sugar dehydrogenase — MLLSPKTINSRLLLFLLLPLLWACGDDKATTYVNLPADGPVLIVGETDGGILDKLKQGLGKPSAVAGYRMLEEDSLFNYRYLVLLSPLHDSLTAHRRTSVERFVAAGGRLAIDDPRPAEPYRWAWYEQQRTGKSSSPRSVGKGMTALADGGAISAGFFTSAPNSAPAAAHELPLTAPKEDRFQVQVLDDAIYEPMEMEVLPDGSVLFLERRGKMKINRGGVTSLVHDFDVCIEGNYEDGLHGVALAPGYGKTNHHIYVYYSPAPCDSTDQFLSRFEFKNGVLDTTSEIVVLRVPVQRKSCCHSGGSVEFDRLGNLYLSTGDNTSSKESNGYSPLDERPGRGPYDSQKSSGNTNDLRGKILRITPTAEGGYTIPEGNLFPNGEGGKPEIYVMGARNPFRIALDPWTHYLYWGDVGPDVGEAGKFGPESFDEWNQAATAGNYGWPYFVGNNFAYPDRDFTDDSVGELFNPERPINDSPNNTGARELPPARPALIWYPYGPSEEFPILGTGSRSAMAGPFYDAESLVPITNSALPEYYHGKWFIYEWGRSWIKAVTLDSARQQIVQIEDFLPNLPISKPIDFKIGRDGSMYLLEYGNDYFANNPDARLIRVSYSARNRPPVADLYASEVAGGLPFRPTLSAADSRDPDPEDSLTYRWYIDGILESTEMDFKPSITAAGEHIIRLEVEDAAGATAEQSLTVAAGNARPVLALEMENNRSFLLPGQSELAYRATVDDAEDRVNGRLDPKKVLVNATWVADEKLANGLRRGTDQLPSGDLAFAAGAGLIEGSDCYTCHAERRENVGPSYLAVAERYEDTPANIKMLATKVIKGGNGNWGERLMSGHPALKTEDAETMVGYILSLNNGGLPLEGKAKPGTGSGSYVIAASYRDNGGKQTPPLVGQQAIVLRSPRVEVETGNDGLYRAAVPGSGQNFAFRVVAFRPGGWLKMDNIDLKGLAGFRLGLHGDANGELELRYGGPDGQLLAQTTVSPTQPWDGVDELTLELPASAADLEMGDLYFVWKGEGGVVADDMGHHRPGDVGWIDWIEAVGNGLAR, encoded by the coding sequence ATGTTACTATCCCCGAAAACAATCAACTCACGGCTCTTACTCTTTTTGCTGCTGCCCCTACTGTGGGCCTGTGGCGACGACAAGGCCACTACTTACGTTAACCTCCCCGCGGACGGCCCGGTGCTCATCGTCGGGGAAACGGATGGCGGCATACTCGATAAGCTCAAGCAAGGGCTCGGGAAACCTTCCGCCGTAGCCGGTTACCGAATGCTGGAGGAAGATTCACTGTTTAATTACCGCTACCTCGTACTGCTCTCCCCCCTCCACGATAGCCTGACGGCGCACCGGAGGACTTCCGTCGAGCGCTTCGTGGCTGCCGGTGGCCGTTTGGCCATCGACGATCCACGGCCGGCCGAACCTTACCGCTGGGCCTGGTACGAACAGCAACGTACGGGCAAATCCTCCAGCCCCCGGTCCGTCGGCAAAGGGATGACGGCTTTAGCTGACGGTGGCGCCATCAGCGCAGGGTTTTTTACCTCCGCCCCCAACTCCGCACCCGCGGCAGCGCATGAGCTCCCACTGACTGCACCAAAAGAAGACCGTTTTCAGGTACAGGTACTGGATGATGCCATTTACGAACCCATGGAAATGGAGGTGCTGCCCGACGGTAGCGTGCTCTTCCTGGAGCGGCGCGGTAAAATGAAGATCAACCGCGGTGGCGTGACTAGCCTGGTGCACGATTTCGACGTCTGTATTGAAGGCAACTACGAAGATGGCCTCCACGGTGTTGCCCTGGCCCCTGGTTACGGTAAGACGAACCACCACATTTACGTCTACTACAGCCCCGCGCCCTGCGACTCTACGGACCAGTTCCTCAGCCGCTTCGAATTCAAAAACGGGGTATTGGATACGACCAGCGAGATTGTCGTCCTACGGGTGCCCGTGCAGCGCAAGAGTTGCTGCCACAGCGGCGGCTCGGTGGAATTCGACCGGCTGGGCAACCTCTACCTCTCTACGGGGGATAACACGAGCTCTAAGGAAAGTAATGGCTACAGCCCGCTGGATGAACGCCCTGGCCGCGGACCCTACGACAGTCAGAAATCCAGTGGCAACACTAACGACCTACGGGGCAAGATCCTGCGGATTACGCCTACGGCGGAAGGTGGGTACACGATCCCCGAAGGCAATCTCTTCCCGAACGGAGAGGGCGGCAAGCCGGAGATCTACGTGATGGGCGCCCGCAACCCCTTTCGGATTGCGCTCGACCCGTGGACGCACTACCTCTACTGGGGCGACGTCGGCCCGGACGTGGGCGAAGCCGGCAAGTTTGGCCCCGAAAGCTTTGATGAGTGGAACCAGGCCGCAACGGCCGGCAACTATGGCTGGCCCTACTTTGTAGGAAATAACTTTGCCTACCCGGACCGGGACTTTACGGATGATTCCGTTGGAGAGCTATTCAATCCCGAACGCCCCATCAACGATAGCCCCAACAACACCGGTGCCCGGGAATTGCCGCCCGCCCGCCCCGCCCTGATCTGGTACCCCTACGGGCCGAGCGAGGAATTTCCCATCCTCGGAACGGGTAGCCGGTCGGCGATGGCCGGCCCCTTCTACGACGCGGAATCCCTGGTACCCATTACTAACTCCGCCCTGCCGGAGTACTACCACGGCAAGTGGTTCATCTACGAATGGGGCCGCAGCTGGATCAAGGCCGTGACCTTGGATAGCGCCCGCCAGCAGATCGTTCAGATTGAGGACTTCCTACCGAATCTGCCCATCTCCAAGCCGATCGACTTCAAGATTGGCCGCGACGGCTCGATGTACCTGCTGGAATACGGCAACGACTATTTCGCGAATAACCCCGACGCCCGCCTGATCCGCGTGAGCTACTCCGCCCGCAACCGGCCTCCGGTAGCGGATCTTTACGCCAGTGAGGTAGCGGGAGGTTTACCCTTCCGCCCTACCCTTTCCGCCGCTGACTCACGCGACCCCGACCCGGAGGATTCCCTCACCTACCGCTGGTACATCGACGGGATATTGGAGAGCACGGAAATGGACTTTAAACCGTCCATCACGGCGGCGGGGGAACACATCATTCGCCTGGAGGTGGAGGATGCCGCCGGCGCTACCGCCGAGCAATCCCTGACCGTGGCGGCGGGTAACGCCCGACCCGTCCTTGCATTGGAGATGGAAAACAACCGCAGTTTCCTCCTTCCCGGGCAATCCGAGCTGGCCTACCGCGCCACGGTTGATGATGCCGAAGACAGGGTCAACGGCCGGTTAGATCCGAAAAAGGTACTCGTCAACGCTACCTGGGTAGCGGACGAGAAATTGGCCAACGGGCTCCGCCGCGGAACGGACCAGCTTCCCAGTGGAGATCTCGCCTTCGCCGCCGGGGCCGGGCTGATCGAGGGCTCCGATTGCTACACCTGCCACGCCGAGCGCCGCGAAAACGTGGGACCATCCTACCTCGCCGTAGCCGAGCGTTACGAGGACACACCGGCTAATATCAAGATGCTCGCCACCAAAGTGATCAAAGGCGGTAACGGGAATTGGGGGGAACGGCTGATGTCCGGCCACCCCGCCCTCAAAACGGAAGACGCGGAAACAATGGTGGGGTACATCCTCAGCCTCAATAACGGTGGCCTCCCACTGGAAGGCAAAGCCAAACCAGGAACGGGCAGCGGGAGCTACGTGATCGCCGCCAGCTACCGGGACAATGGGGGTAAACAGACACCACCACTCGTTGGCCAGCAAGCGATCGTACTACGGTCACCCCGCGTGGAAGTGGAGACGGGCAACGACGGGCTATACCGCGCGGCCGTCCCCGGTAGCGGACAGAACTTCGCCTTCCGCGTAGTGGCCTTCCGCCCCGGAGGATGGCTGAAGATGGATAACATCGACCTGAAGGGCCTGGCCGGCTTCCGCCTGGGCCTCCACGGTGACGCGAACGGGGAACTAGAACTTCGCTACGGCGGCCCAGACGGGCAATTACTGGCTCAAACGACCGTCAGCCCCACTCAACCCTGGGACGGGGTGGACGAGCTTACCCTGGAGCTACCTGCATCAGCGGCCGACCTGGAGATGGGCGATCTCTACTTTGTGTGGAAGGGCGAAGGTGGCGTCGTAGCCGACGATATGGGCCACCACCGCCCCGGCGACGTAGGTTGGATCGACTGGATTGAAGCCGTAGGGAATGGGTTAGCGCGATAG
- a CDS encoding sugar phosphate isomerase/epimerase, translated as MQRRKFLHTTGKSALGLSLLGLAAACANEPGTGDSATEVASTEDMLSGEVAKWFDISLAQWSLHKMLRGGEMDNLDFAGMARNTFGVGGIEYVNQFFKDKATDSDYLKEMQKRAMDADVKSLLIMIDREGDLGDTDKKARMQAVENHYKWIDAAKYLGCHSIRVNAAGEGSREEVAKAATEGLATLSEYGKERDINVIVENHGGYSSDGQWLAGVIKGTGMDNCGTLPDFGNFCVERNNPEKWEDGCKTEYDRYRGVEELMPFAKAVSAKAYDFDAAGLVTETNYAKMMKIVQDAGYKGWIGIEYEGNGLTEKEGIKKTIEVLQQFGGRLG; from the coding sequence ATGCAAAGAAGAAAATTCCTCCATACTACCGGTAAATCCGCTCTTGGACTATCCCTCCTCGGCTTGGCGGCAGCCTGTGCCAATGAACCCGGCACCGGCGACAGCGCCACAGAAGTTGCTAGTACCGAAGATATGCTGTCGGGAGAAGTAGCCAAATGGTTTGACATCAGCTTGGCGCAGTGGTCTCTACATAAGATGCTCCGAGGTGGCGAAATGGACAATCTGGACTTCGCCGGGATGGCCCGCAACACCTTTGGCGTGGGGGGGATTGAGTACGTCAATCAATTCTTCAAGGACAAGGCGACCGATTCGGACTACCTGAAGGAGATGCAAAAGCGGGCGATGGACGCTGACGTGAAATCCCTGCTCATTATGATCGATCGGGAAGGCGACCTTGGGGATACAGACAAGAAGGCACGAATGCAGGCCGTAGAAAACCACTACAAGTGGATCGACGCCGCAAAATACCTGGGCTGCCACAGTATCCGCGTCAACGCGGCGGGAGAGGGCAGCCGGGAAGAGGTCGCTAAGGCCGCAACCGAAGGCCTGGCGACCCTGAGTGAATACGGTAAGGAACGGGACATCAACGTTATCGTAGAAAACCACGGCGGGTACAGTTCTGATGGGCAATGGCTAGCGGGCGTCATCAAAGGAACGGGGATGGACAACTGCGGCACGTTGCCCGATTTTGGCAACTTCTGTGTAGAACGGAACAACCCCGAAAAGTGGGAGGATGGCTGCAAAACGGAGTACGATCGCTACAGGGGGGTTGAGGAACTCATGCCCTTCGCCAAAGCCGTATCCGCCAAGGCTTACGACTTTGACGCAGCGGGCCTCGTCACGGAAACCAATTATGCGAAGATGATGAAGATCGTCCAGGACGCCGGGTACAAAGGCTGGATCGGGATTGAGTACGAAGGCAACGGACTGACCGAGAAGGAAGGCATCAAAAAAACCATTGAGGTCCTCCAGCAATTTGGCGGTCGTTTGGGATAA
- the accC gene encoding acetyl-CoA carboxylase biotin carboxylase subunit, protein MAEKFKKILIANRGEIALRVIRTCREMGIKTVAIYSTADRDSLHVRFADEAVCIGPAASSESYLSIPKIMAAVEITNADAIHPGYGFLSENADFAEVCADYGIKFIGPDPKQIRRMGDKITAKDTMIKAKVPVVPGDGELLKSADDGRAQAKKMGYPVMLKATAGGGGKGMRIVNAEEEFQKAWESARTEAKAAFGNDGMYMEKYITKPRHIEIQVIGDQYGNVIHLSERDCSIQRRHQKLVEECPSPFMTDKLREDMGQAAIEAAKAINYEGVGTVEFLVDSDRNFYFMEMNTRIQVEHPVTEEVIDHDLIKEQIRVAYGEKLSGENYYPKAHAIECRINAEDPWNNFRPSPGKISSFHSSKGQGVRVDTHVYAGYTIPPYYDSMIAKLIVRAPTRKEAITKMERALDEFIIEGVKTTVPFHQWLMKQEDFRQGNFDTGWLGKQELPE, encoded by the coding sequence ATGGCTGAAAAATTCAAGAAGATCCTCATCGCCAACCGCGGTGAGATTGCGCTGCGCGTGATCCGTACTTGCCGCGAAATGGGCATCAAAACGGTAGCTATTTATTCTACCGCCGACCGCGACAGTCTCCACGTACGGTTCGCCGATGAGGCCGTTTGTATTGGCCCCGCCGCATCCTCGGAAAGCTACCTCAGCATCCCCAAGATCATGGCCGCAGTGGAAATCACCAACGCGGATGCCATCCACCCGGGCTACGGTTTCCTTTCCGAGAATGCGGATTTCGCCGAGGTATGCGCCGACTACGGTATCAAATTCATCGGCCCCGACCCCAAGCAGATCCGCCGCATGGGGGATAAGATTACCGCAAAGGATACGATGATCAAGGCCAAGGTGCCCGTCGTTCCCGGTGATGGCGAGCTGCTTAAATCCGCCGACGATGGCCGCGCCCAAGCCAAGAAAATGGGCTACCCCGTCATGCTCAAAGCGACCGCCGGTGGTGGTGGCAAGGGGATGCGTATCGTCAACGCCGAGGAGGAGTTCCAGAAAGCCTGGGAAAGCGCCCGCACGGAAGCCAAGGCTGCCTTCGGCAATGACGGCATGTACATGGAGAAGTACATCACCAAGCCGCGGCACATCGAGATCCAGGTGATTGGTGACCAGTACGGTAACGTGATCCACCTTTCCGAGCGGGACTGCTCCATTCAGCGCCGCCACCAGAAATTGGTTGAGGAATGCCCCAGCCCCTTCATGACGGATAAGCTCCGCGAAGACATGGGTCAGGCAGCCATCGAAGCGGCCAAGGCTATCAACTACGAAGGCGTCGGTACCGTAGAATTCCTGGTGGATTCGGACCGTAACTTCTACTTCATGGAAATGAACACCCGCATCCAGGTCGAGCACCCGGTAACGGAAGAAGTGATCGACCACGACCTCATCAAGGAACAGATCCGCGTCGCTTACGGTGAGAAGCTTTCCGGGGAAAACTACTATCCCAAAGCCCACGCCATCGAATGCCGCATCAACGCCGAGGACCCCTGGAATAACTTCCGCCCCAGCCCCGGTAAGATCTCCAGCTTCCACAGTTCTAAAGGCCAGGGCGTGCGGGTAGATACCCACGTTTACGCCGGCTACACGATCCCCCCTTACTACGACTCCATGATCGCCAAACTGATCGTGCGTGCCCCGACGCGTAAGGAAGCCATCACCAAAATGGAACGCGCCCTCGACGAATTCATCATCGAAGGCGTCAAGACCACCGTGCCTTTCCACCAGTGGCTCATGAAGCAGGAAGACTTCCGCCAGGGTAATTTCGATACCGGCTGGTTAGGTAAGCAGGAACTGCCGGAGTAG
- the accB gene encoding acetyl-CoA carboxylase biotin carboxyl carrier protein, whose product MSIEEIQELIRIISKREISEFKYSNGDVKLHIRGKSYLSGNVNTPAAGGPSIINVPAAPAYAAAPTAAPAPAPAAAPAAAAPQKEEAGGSKVDESHYVQIKSPMIGTFYRSSSPDKDAYVKVGDTVAKGDTVCIVEAMKLFNEIESEVSGTIVKVLVEDASPIEYDMPLFLVDPS is encoded by the coding sequence ATGAGCATTGAAGAAATCCAGGAACTCATCCGCATCATTTCTAAGCGGGAAATCTCCGAGTTCAAATACTCCAACGGTGATGTAAAACTGCACATCCGCGGAAAATCCTACCTCAGCGGTAACGTGAATACGCCCGCTGCCGGTGGCCCTTCCATCATCAACGTACCGGCCGCCCCCGCCTACGCTGCTGCACCCACAGCTGCTCCGGCTCCGGCTCCCGCCGCTGCGCCAGCCGCCGCCGCTCCCCAAAAGGAAGAAGCTGGTGGAAGTAAGGTGGATGAAAGCCACTACGTGCAGATCAAGTCACCCATGATCGGTACCTTCTACCGGTCCTCTTCTCCGGATAAGGACGCCTACGTTAAGGTGGGAGACACCGTCGCCAAAGGCGATACCGTCTGCATCGTAGAAGCGATGAAGCTTTTCAACGAAATTGAGAGTGAAGTGAGCGGTACGATCGTCAAGGTGCTCGTTGAGGACGCCTCGCCGATCGAATACGATATGCCCCTCTTCCTCGTCGACCCTTCCTAA
- the efp gene encoding elongation factor P: MATTSDIKNGFTFKHNNDIVSITEFQHVKPGKGPAFVRTKFKSLSTGRVLSETFPSGHKVQEVRVERHKMQFLYKDDMGYHFMNNETYEQAMIADAMIENPGMLREGDTVEVLYNTEDDTPLTVDLPQYIEMEITYTEPGVKGDTATNTLKPATVETGAEVRVPLFINIGDRIKIDTRSNSYVERAKS, encoded by the coding sequence ATGGCTACCACCTCGGATATCAAGAACGGCTTTACGTTCAAGCACAATAATGACATCGTTTCCATCACGGAATTCCAGCACGTCAAGCCCGGCAAAGGCCCCGCTTTCGTACGGACGAAGTTCAAGAGCCTCTCCACCGGTCGTGTACTGAGTGAGACCTTCCCCTCCGGCCACAAGGTTCAGGAGGTACGCGTCGAGCGCCACAAAATGCAGTTCCTCTACAAGGACGACATGGGGTACCACTTCATGAACAACGAGACCTACGAACAAGCCATGATCGCCGACGCCATGATCGAAAACCCCGGCATGCTGCGGGAAGGCGATACCGTCGAAGTCCTGTACAACACCGAAGACGATACGCCCCTTACCGTAGATCTCCCCCAGTACATCGAAATGGAGATCACCTACACCGAGCCCGGCGTAAAGGGAGATACGGCAACAAATACCCTTAAGCCAGCTACGGTAGAGACGGGGGCCGAAGTACGCGTACCACTTTTCATCAATATCGGTGACCGGATCAAGATTGATACCCGTAGCAACTCTTACGTCGAACGCGCCAAAAGCTAA
- the radC gene encoding DNA repair protein RadC, whose amino-acid sequence MNKYITPDLEMRMQDMGLDERPRERMRRHGARSLSDAELLAVILGNGKRGVSALALSRQILRGANHNLHELARGDVATFCAYAGVGEVKALRLMASLELGRRREAALALVKPNFDNGADCARYLRTHLGDLDHEEFHILCLNRANRLLGHHRVSEGGVTGTVADAKRIFRLTLQHPSVTSLILAHNHPSGQAFPSQADRALTHKLAAAARHLDLVVLDHVIIAGRRHYSFAANKEINPEQAPATPAVK is encoded by the coding sequence TTGAATAAGTACATCACGCCCGATCTGGAGATGCGGATGCAGGATATGGGCCTCGACGAACGCCCCCGCGAACGGATGCGCCGCCACGGTGCCCGTTCCCTCTCCGACGCCGAATTGCTCGCCGTAATCCTTGGCAACGGTAAGCGGGGCGTCTCCGCCCTCGCCCTCAGCCGACAAATCCTCCGTGGTGCTAACCATAACCTGCACGAGCTGGCGCGGGGCGACGTCGCCACCTTCTGCGCCTACGCCGGGGTAGGGGAGGTGAAGGCCCTCCGCCTCATGGCCAGCCTCGAGTTGGGGCGCCGCCGGGAAGCCGCCCTCGCTTTGGTCAAACCCAATTTTGATAACGGGGCGGACTGCGCCCGCTACCTCCGGACCCACCTCGGCGACCTGGACCACGAAGAATTCCACATCCTCTGCCTTAACCGTGCCAACCGGTTGCTGGGCCACCACCGCGTAAGTGAAGGCGGCGTAACCGGCACGGTAGCTGATGCTAAACGCATCTTCCGGTTGACGCTGCAACACCCCAGCGTCACGTCGCTCATTCTGGCCCATAACCACCCCAGTGGCCAGGCCTTCCCCAGCCAGGCCGACCGGGCCCTGACGCATAAACTGGCCGCCGCCGCCCGGCATTTGGACCTGGTGGTGCTGGACCACGTCATCATCGCCGGCCGCCGCCATTACAGCTTTGCGGCCAACAAAGAGATCAACCCAGAGCAAGCGCCAGCAACGCCAGCGGTAAAATAA
- a CDS encoding OmpA family protein — MRHLLQSVLPAFVLIATLNGFMAAQGTPLGVVGTSEISLENCRAINSPDVDFGPVRYQQSLVYLTRPRRGSLDARTKETYFRLHVARLDSRNLPGRGRRFSTALSDNFNEGPVSFTQDEQVIYFTRTLQRAGGTVESEEGEANLGLFSAYHDGYDWTAIRPLPHNDPNFTNQHPSVTADGRRIFFASNRPGGFGGYDLYFADYRDGAWGKAINLGPEINTGGNEAFPFIHPSGRLFFSSNGHPGMGGQDLFMIDLSNRVWGRLVNLPEPINSPDDDISLSLGVSGTTGYLSSNRPGGSGEDDIYRLTLRQGLISLEGAGAVSTTFSVYDEQSSKRIAGASVWVEELTPAGRLPAGNGSFALEETRDSKTIVQRGRPIGLFAEAPAGETDRNGNFNYAFHPDRKYFVTLAKPGYGASRFAYSNGAATPLTTRDQGLKPQNCINVAGRLVDQLGQGVSGTSITYYAGPGAGSRIAEAKTGPGGYYEVCLPPGEEFVARVAAGALTDTDRTLSTLPTGTAPLPRHELTLAQKLPKTGFTEKFADAILPLPEIEYPYLSANPLPNRSPDLLVLRNFLREYPTLKVILIVHADGPELQAQLQRLTEERAIRLRAYLEREGIDPARVRTVAYGNTQPLVFCGECTEEEFRTNTRIEAKVIDW, encoded by the coding sequence GTGCGCCACTTGCTTCAATCTGTACTCCCTGCCTTTGTCCTCATCGCTACCCTAAACGGTTTCATGGCCGCGCAGGGAACGCCACTTGGCGTAGTCGGCACCAGTGAAATTTCCCTCGAAAACTGCCGGGCGATCAACTCCCCCGACGTGGATTTTGGCCCCGTACGCTACCAGCAATCTCTGGTCTACTTAACCCGGCCGCGCCGCGGAAGCCTGGATGCACGCACCAAAGAGACCTATTTCCGACTGCACGTAGCGCGCCTGGACAGTCGGAACCTTCCCGGCCGCGGCCGCCGTTTCTCTACGGCTTTGTCTGACAACTTTAATGAGGGGCCCGTCAGTTTCACCCAGGATGAGCAGGTGATCTACTTCACCCGCACCCTGCAACGGGCCGGTGGCACCGTAGAGAGTGAAGAAGGGGAAGCCAACCTTGGCCTCTTCTCCGCCTACCACGATGGGTACGATTGGACGGCCATTCGCCCCCTGCCGCACAATGACCCCAACTTCACGAACCAGCACCCCAGTGTGACCGCTGACGGGCGGCGGATCTTCTTCGCCAGCAATCGCCCCGGCGGCTTCGGTGGCTACGATCTGTACTTTGCGGATTACCGCGACGGCGCCTGGGGTAAAGCCATCAACCTGGGGCCGGAAATCAATACGGGGGGCAACGAAGCCTTTCCCTTTATCCACCCAAGTGGTCGGCTGTTCTTTTCTTCTAACGGGCACCCCGGAATGGGGGGGCAGGATCTGTTCATGATTGACCTCAGCAATCGGGTTTGGGGGCGGCTCGTGAACTTGCCGGAACCCATTAATTCTCCCGATGACGACATCAGTTTAAGCCTCGGCGTGTCTGGTACCACCGGCTACCTCAGCAGTAATCGCCCCGGCGGATCGGGCGAGGATGATATTTACCGGCTTACCCTGCGGCAAGGTCTCATCAGTTTAGAAGGGGCCGGTGCGGTTTCGACGACCTTCAGCGTCTACGACGAACAATCCAGCAAGCGCATCGCGGGCGCCAGCGTCTGGGTGGAAGAACTGACCCCCGCCGGGCGCCTTCCCGCCGGAAATGGATCCTTCGCCTTGGAGGAGACGCGCGATAGCAAAACGATCGTCCAGCGCGGTCGGCCGATCGGTCTCTTCGCGGAAGCCCCCGCGGGCGAAACGGACCGCAATGGAAATTTCAACTACGCCTTCCACCCGGATAGAAAATACTTTGTGACCCTGGCTAAACCTGGCTACGGGGCCAGCCGCTTCGCGTACAGCAATGGCGCGGCAACACCGCTCACCACGCGGGATCAGGGGCTAAAACCCCAAAACTGCATCAACGTTGCGGGCCGCTTGGTCGATCAGTTGGGCCAGGGGGTGTCCGGCACTTCCATAACCTATTATGCGGGGCCTGGAGCGGGGTCTCGAATCGCCGAGGCCAAGACCGGTCCAGGCGGTTACTACGAAGTTTGCCTTCCTCCCGGTGAGGAGTTCGTGGCCAGGGTGGCGGCCGGCGCGCTTACTGATACCGACCGTACGCTTAGCACCCTACCTACGGGAACTGCGCCACTTCCGCGCCACGAGCTGACCCTCGCGCAAAAGCTCCCCAAGACTGGCTTTACGGAAAAGTTCGCCGACGCTATTCTACCGCTGCCCGAGATTGAGTACCCTTATCTCTCCGCTAACCCTTTACCGAATCGGTCACCCGATCTCCTCGTTCTCCGCAACTTCCTGCGCGAGTACCCGACCCTCAAAGTCATCCTGATCGTCCATGCGGATGGCCCTGAACTCCAGGCCCAACTACAGCGCCTTACCGAAGAGCGGGCCATTCGCCTCCGCGCGTACCTGGAGCGGGAGGGCATCGATCCGGCCCGCGTCCGTACCGTCGCCTACGGCAATACCCAACCCCTGGTCTTTTGTGGAGAATGCACCGAGGAAGAGTTCCGCACCAATACCCGTATCGAAGCTAAGGTGATTGATTGGTAG
- a CDS encoding SRPBCC family protein codes for MTPRRLEFKSTVPRSLEETWNFFSRPENLEKLTPDDVSFDIKSPVKGVEMYEGMVIQYRVSPFPGFSTDWVTEITQIKHHEHFIDDQRVGPFALWHHQHHFRELPKGEGTEMTDILHYQAPLGILGTIADKLFVHRQVQGIFEAREEAIKRLFPK; via the coding sequence ATGACGCCCCGCCGCCTGGAATTCAAATCAACCGTCCCCCGCTCCCTGGAAGAAACCTGGAACTTCTTCAGCCGGCCCGAAAACCTGGAAAAGCTGACGCCCGATGACGTGAGTTTTGACATCAAAAGCCCGGTCAAAGGTGTGGAAATGTACGAAGGCATGGTGATCCAATACCGTGTCAGCCCCTTCCCTGGTTTCAGTACGGATTGGGTAACGGAAATTACCCAGATCAAGCACCACGAACACTTCATTGATGACCAGCGGGTTGGCCCATTTGCTCTCTGGCACCACCAACACCACTTTCGGGAGTTGCCCAAAGGCGAAGGCACTGAAATGACGGACATCCTCCACTATCAAGCCCCCCTCGGTATTCTGGGGACGATCGCGGACAAACTGTTCGTCCACCGCCAGGTGCAGGGGATTTTTGAAGCTCGGGAGGAGGCGATTAAGCGGTTATTTCCGAAGTAG
- a CDS encoding TraR/DksA C4-type zinc finger protein encodes MNAAEQSRYSDADLAEFKLIIDEKLTEARKQLAFYLNQLSEQTNSEDGKKRGIDNGNHASMADDLQNQANRQRKLVQHLEYAGMRIENKVYGICRVTGKLISKERLRLVPHTTLSIAAKQAR; translated from the coding sequence ATGAATGCCGCTGAACAGTCTCGCTACAGCGACGCCGACTTAGCTGAGTTCAAGCTCATCATCGATGAGAAACTCACTGAGGCCCGCAAGCAACTGGCCTTTTACCTCAATCAACTGTCGGAACAAACCAACAGCGAGGATGGCAAGAAGCGTGGCATTGACAACGGCAACCACGCTTCAATGGCGGACGACCTACAAAACCAGGCCAACCGCCAGCGCAAGCTCGTCCAACACCTGGAGTACGCCGGCATGCGCATTGAAAACAAGGTCTACGGCATTTGCCGCGTCACCGGAAAATTGATTAGCAAGGAGCGGCTGCGGCTCGTCCCCCACACTACTTTAAGCATTGCCGCCAAACAGGCGCGTTAA